Genomic segment of Candoia aspera isolate rCanAsp1 chromosome 2, rCanAsp1.hap2, whole genome shotgun sequence:
TATCTCCCAGCAGGTTCTGCTTCTGAGCTACTTCAATATGCTATGTGGAGTGATAGGAGCAGCTGTGTCTCCAGCTACACAATGACAACCGTTACGATCCTTTAATAAACCCTTATTGCAACAACAGTTCTTTCACATCATTGCACTTTGTGAGACCGTGCTGTCATAACAGCAAATGCAGTCCCCATACCATTAGTACTATAATAGCAACATCATAGCCCTGACTCCACACTAGCAACCCACAGCTTCAGCCTCTGTCTTAAATCCATCTGTAGAGCAGGATTAAGACCTTCTGTGAAGCTGCTAGCCTGATTTTTCCATTAGCCAGAGGAAATCCCAGTTTCATGCAGCAAAAGTCTCTATCTCTGATGACTTCAGGGGAAGCTTTGCTGCTTGAGATTCCTAAATAGTAGGActctgcatgcttcaaaaatgattaggAAGAATCCTTTGGACAGCATAAGAACAGCATCTCTCAGTCTTTGTTAAAGCAGTgagacttttttcaggcttcctcataaacctggaaaaaaaagagatgctgcttctttaagagtcacattaatgaattgactccttaaagcagcagcagtttttcaaaatttattttatttattcatacatgCCTACATGCCTGCATATGCCACCCATTCTAATAGTTCTGGGTAacatataaaaatgcatacatCGGGGCCATCACATCTGAGCTACCGAAATCCAGCTGGCAATAGAGAGATCTCTTTGCCCTTTTAATAAGGCTTTCACAGACCCTTACTGAAATAACACATGCTTAGTTAGTCTTTAGTAAATTAGAATTTATTAATAAACTCATCTTCTGCAAAGTTTCTCCCAGCACCAAACACAGTGGGTTGTTAACTGAAAACTTTAAATGACATGAGCATGGTAGTTTCTGATCCAAGAATCTGCAACTCCATTTAGCAGAGGAAGTCAGATGTATTAGGGGACCATCTACAAGCAGATAGAACACCCACCCCTCTTCAAGCATTATGTGGAATTAAATTACCCACTCTTAAGGAAGCTTAGATGGTGCTTAATTTGAATGAGCACATGTTAATTTAATGTACTTAATATCCACAGGCAAACAAGCTAGCAAGATCTGTGCCAGTTGCCCAGTTAAGACAAGAGTAACACAACCAGAAAACTCCTTCATTCTATGGGAACTCTTTTTCAAGCATCGCACACTTGTCCTTTAAAGGTTTCCAGTAGCAAATCAACAGCAAGAAGCACTGAGAAAACACTTCAGTAACAATCTAGCTCCAAGTCTAACAAGCAGGTGTGATCTCTATGTCATGCAGAAGCTTCTCCCACAAAGTGATCCTTAAGATTCTTGCACTATTGGCAACTCTATCTTCAGTTCCAGAATTCTCTGATATTAAAAAGGATCAGCTGTAAAGTCCTAGCAATTTTTGATGGGCACAAGGGGTTGCTGTTTCTCTAAAGAAAGAAGCGTGGCAGCCTTAAGGTTCAAAGAGACTGGGGTAATAGAAGGTGAGGTCTAGAAATGCTTATTTCTGAAATTGCCTTAAGGTCCATTTCCCAGTTTCTAATTGCTCAATTACAGATAATTTATGCTACTGTCAGATTCTTGAACATGAAGAGAGTCTGCTATTTCTGACAAAAAACTGTGAGGTTCTTCTTACGCAATTGCATAACTATGAAAACAGTGTGGGAGCCCAGAGCTCCCAAATTAGTTGGATTACTGTATTTTTGTTATAAGAGTAATGCCTTTAAAATGAAAGATCTTTTGTTATCTCTCCCTCTCCAAGAACACAAGGGGCTTTTCTAAGAAGCTAGCTTTTCCATCTCTCAACCCTTCTGAATCTAATTACAAAGGTCCCCAGATTTGATCTTAGCTGTTTTGTCTACTTTCAGTTCTgtcagaccccaagatgctgtgGGCACAGGCATGTTTACATGTCCCTGTGTTTAGCATTCCCAGAGGACTCCTAGCCCATTAGCACTCACCCTTCAGGCCAATGACTGAGCCAAGAGAATTGCCAGCCAGGCCGTTCTTGTTTGCCAACCAATCACTTGAGTGCCTTGTCCCACCTTTTCTTGTCAACACctaaatgcagtgtttctcagccttggcagctttaagatgtgtggacttcaaactcccagaattccccagccagctggctagggaattctgggagtctgaagtccaggcatcttaaagctgccaaggctgagaaacactgcctaaatGTATTCCTCTTcacaagagagaggaagagaataaATTGCTGGCATTAACCCATGTTTCTGTGCTTGCTAGGATGGGAAATCTTAGTTGCTTTCCAAACTCCTCCTGGTGATGTGCTAGCAACTCTGCTTTTCCACCTAACAATGCCAGGATGTTGCTATGATTGGATGCCTGAACTGGGAGGGGGCAGGAATGAGCCAAGGATCCACTCCAGGGGGAGGTCCAATTGCCCTGTCAATCAGAAGGCAGTGATACACTACTGTCTCTGAAGCAGCGTTTCTTGCCTTGCAATGGCAACCATTTCTCTGGCCATGGCTATCACAGGGATGTGGGACTCATTTTGTCCTGCTGCTAGGACGCTGCTAGGACTGTACGTTCATCTAAGACCCCTAAACTGTGGGTGCAGCAAAAgcttgtgcattaaaaaaaaaagctgtgtctCACTATATTCAATGGAGCACGTTCTTAGGTTTGTGCTTGGCTTAGGATTCTAGATGTAGACTGTTAAATTTGCAGGGTGGGTAGAAATATTTATGGTATCTAGAGCCAATTCATATGCTCATTTGAACATGAATCACTTCACTGTACTCTGGTTTGTTGGACAAATCATTGGATACTCTCTGAGGAGGCCAAGTTGTGATTGCCTCTCACTACCAATTTTTTCTGATCCAATTTCCAACAATTTTTCAGAATGCGATTAGCTGGACTACAGACATTGATTATTCAGATGACCCACTACTTAAAGACAAATAtacccttgagtcaagctcagctcctgggacTCCCTGGAGATattcctgctttttcttcacagcagtacagaagtggtttgccattaccttcttacAGGATGATTTTCAATTCTGAGTCTAGCCTACAGACCTGAAATTCCCtaatggtttcccatccaagcactaaccaggtacacttctgcttagcttccaagcccaatcAGGTTGGCCAAGTCTACCATCTGCAGAAGACATAGCATTTTACCCCCACATGGGATATTCAGACACAGTGTGACATGGAATCCTTGGAATTAACACCTGAAGGTAGTTGTGTCGATGTGTTGTGTTCCTGTCCCACATCCTGTGCACTGCACAAGAAGACAGCATAAACTTAGGGCACATTTCTACCTAGATATGGAAAATTGAGAAGACTAGTTCAATAGACCGAAATAATTGAAAATAGCAACTTCATAGAAAAATGAGCACATAGACTGACTCTAAGGGTCTTTCCAAGATCATCAGTTTGGAACAGGAATGAAGTTATGTGTTCTGTAAGATCCATATGCCTTCACTCTTCATTGCCGTCTTAAGGTTATTATCTGTTCGCTATGATTCCAACAACTGCATTTTGTTGGGAAGTGAGATTGCTTTTCCAGGAAACATCTAGGTCATGACTCACATTCAGAGTTGGGCCAAGTCCTGAGCCATATCAAGTAGTGAATCAGCTTTTaaatcagtcttctccaacctggggtCTTCCAAATATGCTGGAACGGTATCTCCCAGGTTTCCAACTCCCATGGCTTGTTAGCTAAAGTAGGTCTTACGGTTTCAGGATCTGATCCCTCTCAAAACAACCCCTGCTACTTTTTGGCCTGAGCAACCAGTGGCCTGGCACTTTTGCTCCCCAAAGGGCAACACACTGATGAATAAATAGCTCTATTGTTGTGGTTGCCCTTGCTCTTGTTGCAATTTTAGGTGCTACCTGGGGTGCCACTACACAAGTGCCATTGGCACTTTTTGGATAGTTCTTATCACCTTAATAATGAAGAGCTACAgattcctccccccaccacctGAGCTCTTATTGTCTAAGTATATTCCAGAAACTGAGTCACACTTTAGTATCAAGTGTGAAGAAACCCTGGGGAATTTTATGTATTCTTTCCATTGGGAAAAAGTGTTTCACAAAtggtaagaaagaagaaagtatgACTTTTTAAATCTGATATGGTGAAGAACAGCTTATGGCTATTACAGTGACAGCTGAATTGGGGATATTGTGTGACATTCTTTGTCAATTACTGTTCCAGAAATTCCTAGAAGTAGACGGATAAGGGAAAGCAGTTGTTCATGACTGCTGGGATATTTGGGTCCTGAGCAAACCTATAACACAGATATCCAACCAAAGACCTGGGCTGTTTGCCCCTCTCAAGCCCTGAAATGCTGCAGCATTGTTTTTCTGCAGTTAGTTAGCAACAGAATTAACACAGAAGATTCCTGTCACGCTTTAGATACTGTGGCACTACATTACACAGCAAAGCTCTTTCCCTTGACCAAGATCTTCTTGGAATGCTTACTCACAATTAAGCCTTGCAGCTTAAGTTCCTAGCATCTTCAACTTAACTATTTACTGTTTCTGccttctttattttcttgttgATGCCAGctgtggaatgaatgaatgaatgaatgaatgaatgaatgaatgaatgaatgaatgaattggccTGTTAGTTGTTCCTTGAACAGATTTACTAAAATTTCCTAGTATCAAGGGAGAAGGATAAAAGTTGACATGTGCCaaataaaaaaagattatttatgGAACAATTAACAGACTCTGGTTGATtaagtttattagatttatatcccacctttcattcaggagctccaaGTGGCAtgcatagcactccctcctcctatttttccccagaacaatcACCTTATGGTCTTTGGCTgaaagagagtaactggcccaaagtcaccagtgatCTGCAGTGGCTAGGAGTGGACTAGAACTTGGATCTTCCCCCTCCTAGTCTCATCAGTGGGAATTGTATCCTAAGACATCTGgactgaagggcaccaggttgagaaagaTTCTCTGAAGCTGCCTGCCAAATgctaatttaataaatttaattttaaaaatgctaggaTACTTTTTATCTTATTCCAAGCAAGAGCTAACTTACGCGGTAATCGCTGGAGGTAACATAGAAGATGGGTAGGAAGGCTAGCCAAATGATGCACGTGGTATACATTGTGAATCCAATGAACTTGGCCTCGTTGAAGTTTTCTGGACATTTCCTGGTCTTGAAGGCATAGACTGTACACAAGATGATCAAGAGGACATTGTAGGTGAGTGAAATTAGCATACTGGAGTCTCGGTTGTTGCATTTAAGGGTGACAATATACCTTTTGTCAGGCTCAGTCTCCTTTCGTGTGCCCGGAGTCTCCACCATGAGCCAGATGACAACAATAATGAGCTGGCATGAAATAAGGGCCATGCAGATGACCACCTGTGAGGTGGGGCTTATGAACCGTGGACGCTGCACACCTTCTTTGACTCCACTGAAGATCCGGGCAATACGGTTTGTCTTGGTCAAAAGGGCAGAGTAGCAGACCGCAAATGAGGTGCCCAACCCTAGGCGTCGCAGAGTACAGACCACGGTGGAAGGCTTGGCAATGAAGATAAATGTCATGCTGTAGCACATCAACACTCCAGTCAGCAGGATGTAGCATAGCTCTCGGCCAGATGCTTTCACAATGGGAGTGTCATTATTCTTAACAAAAACCCACAAAACAAACAGAGTGGACATGAAACCAAGGCAAGAAATTGTGACTGGCCCAATAGCCCAGACATCCTTCCAGTGAATATACTCTTGGGGTAGTTCATAGCATCCATTTAATGTCCTATTGGGCCAGTAACCAAGGCCACAGTCTCTGCAAGTGAATTCATCCAGCAGAAATTCATACGGCTGGCATGGGATGCATATCCAACAGCACATGTCTCCTGGTTGCATGCTCTTCATTTCATTCTTCTTGCAGGGGTCGCTGCACTGGGAAACAGGAATTGAGGTCTTCACCCATGGAATGAGGCTGGTGTTCAGAATGAGTCCTTCTGCCCAGTAGCCTACCTTCTGATAGCGATATCTCCCATTGGCTCTCTGGTAGTTGAAGATATTGTAACGACCAATTCCATCTCCACATTGGTCAAATCGAACCGTACTTTTGGTGTCTAGTGATGGTCGAAATGGAGCTGTGAAATGGAATTGGAAAATTGGATTCAAGTGAGAGAAAAATGACATGATTACAAAACTGGGCTGCCCACATGGAAactctttttcccccccaagtGGTTCTGttatgcttttgtcattttgttaTTTAAACAGAGAAGTTCTATTTCCTGACCTTTTTATAtggatataaaatgttttatatgcgTCTTTTTTTACAGAGAGATGCTTATCACACCCAATGTACACCCCCAATGTACATAATTTACTTGCATATCCTCAATAAAGTTGACAGCAATATAAGCTGTGCAGAAATCTTAAGAATTAAATTAGACGTGGGAATTATGGGAtctgaagtccaaaatatctggagggcataagGATGGGGACGGCTATCTTTGGAATCACTGCAGAACAGCCAGAACATAACCAATAACCCTTTAATGTTTCCAAAAAGCTGTATCTTAGAACAATGCAAAGCATTCTGAAGTGGTGCTTTTCAAAGCATGTTAGTACAAGCAGAGCTCCCCTCCCTGAAACAGTCAAGCAGCCACATCCTCTGGAAGGCCTGCTGCTCCATATGCTGTCTCCCAGTTTTAGGTGGGTGTATATGTAGACAACACTTCTGCTAGATTGTCAGTGAAACAATTTTGTGTGTCCTGCACACACATGGAAGAAACAGCCTTTCAAGTAGCCACCCAAGCTTTCTAGAAGACATGGCTGcttaaatcagtatttttcaatcttggcaactttaaggtgtgtggacttcagctctcagaattccccagccagcatgcatttgTACAAGCAGACTAAACCAGCAGCTGTCAGGCccagaagaggagagagaaccttCTGATTCTAATGGCAAAATTCAGTCCGTGTAGGATTTTTTCCATCAATAACGTTACAGCAATTCACACAGGAAAATTTCTGGGTAATTACAACTCCAGGCAGCTTGTGCTCATCTAGAAAACTCTCTACTCTCTACCTTTCAGGATATTCCTGCCATAATCTGGGAACTGGCCCTGAGATCGCGCTGTTCATCTTAGCCTGAGGCTCCAGTCCTGTTCCCCATGCCCTGATCCTTCTCCATCACATCCCCCAAGTCTGTGCATAAAACCAGTACTCCGGCTTACCATCAAAAGTCACGTTGAGCATGAACTCCTTGTAGAACCTCTTACCATTCACTGGCTTCATGGAATCACAGAGCTTGGTGGCATTGGGGCACAGTGCTTGATGCATGTTATGAAGGGCATGGGCCATTGCGTAGACGGCATTGACCACAAACATGATCTTGGATTCCTGCTCAAACTGCCCTGTCTTCAAGGAGAAGTGACTGCAGTTCTGGCTGTGGAAATCACACTGGAACTTGTGTTCCCAGAACTCCTGGAACCACGGGTTTCTGCTGTTGTTGTAGGGATTGAGGTTTCGGAAGTACACAGCAAATTCCTGTACTGGGTAGGATGCCAGTTCAATAGTGATAGCTCCATCAGCTATTGGCTCACTGCCAGCCACTACACTCTCAAGAGCTCCCCAGCCATCACTGGCCACCCAAGTGAAGGAAACATTAATCCTCTGAGCAGC
This window contains:
- the GRM2 gene encoding metabotropic glutamate receptor 2 gives rise to the protein MVFLATLWILLVYPVSCYANSQNPSYNVATKKEISLEGDLVIGGLFPVHEKGGPAEDCGKINEHRGIQRLEAMLFALDEINKNHHLLPGITLGAHILDTCSKDTYALEQSLDFVRASLTRVDGSEHICPDGSYAIHDDVPTAITGVIGGSYSDVSIQVANLLRLFQIPQISYASTSAKLSDKSRYDYFARTVPPDFYQAKAMSEILRFFNWTYVSTVASEGDYGETGIEAFEQQARARNICIATSEKVGRSMNKKTFDGVIKALMQKPSARVVVLFTRSEDARELLAAAQRINVSFTWVASDGWGALESVVAGSEPIADGAITIELASYPVQEFAVYFRNLNPYNNSRNPWFQEFWEHKFQCDFHSQNCSHFSLKTGQFEQESKIMFVVNAVYAMAHALHNMHQALCPNATKLCDSMKPVNGKRFYKEFMLNVTFDAPFRPSLDTKSTVRFDQCGDGIGRYNIFNYQRANGRYRYQKVGYWAEGLILNTSLIPWVKTSIPVSQCSDPCKKNEMKSMQPGDMCCWICIPCQPYEFLLDEFTCRDCGLGYWPNRTLNGCYELPQEYIHWKDVWAIGPVTISCLGFMSTLFVLWVFVKNNDTPIVKASGRELCYILLTGVLMCYSMTFIFIAKPSTVVCTLRRLGLGTSFAVCYSALLTKTNRIARIFSGVKEGVQRPRFISPTSQVVICMALISCQLIIVVIWLMVETPGTRKETEPDKRYIVTLKCNNRDSSMLISLTYNVLLIILCTVYAFKTRKCPENFNEAKFIGFTMYTTCIIWLAFLPIFYVTSSDYRVQTTTMCVSVSLSGTVVLGCLFTPKLHIILFQPQKNVASHRVSTNRFSVTAAGSSHSHGSTSQYVPTVCNGREVVDSTTSSL